Proteins co-encoded in one Papaver somniferum cultivar HN1 chromosome 5, ASM357369v1, whole genome shotgun sequence genomic window:
- the LOC113279885 gene encoding uncharacterized protein LOC113279885: MCKSCNAGVSETPEHMILHCAFAKNVWPNIPVVSQLVSQDLDGEIKDWISKWLTTKNLQDKSATVLTTAWCIWKDRCSKVFDNKSLNPQFTARTALRIAEETVNSLASASASNASNTVSASESNFLNTIHHDSLLILCDASFDKYTNKSGVGIVAMNPTGDFKSCKLVSGRDACSEGAESVAILEVARWIKAKNFRNFFLISDAKNIMAYLNNCKGQTSWTSCSVLNDCLFLLKDIQHLRFKYLKRELNSAADLATKHGRIGNVTGQENGMNSIFPTFSKMT, encoded by the coding sequence ATGTGCAAATCGTGTAATGCTGGAGTTAGTGAAACTCCAGAACATATGATTCTTCATTGTGCTTTTGCCAAGAATGTTTGGCCCAACATACCTGTTGTCAGTCAGCTTGTTTCACAGGATTTGGATGGAGAAATTAAGGATTGGATCTCAAAATGGCTTACGACTAAGAATCTGCAGGATAAATCAGCTACTGTTTTGACCACTGCCTGGTGCATCTGGAAAGATAGATGTTCCAAAGTCTTTGACAATAAGTCTTTAAATCCTCAATTTACTGCTAGAACTGCACTGAGAATTGCCGAGGAAACTGTCAATTCCCTTGCTTCTGCTTCTGCCTCTAATGCTAGTAATACAGTTTCTGCAAGTGAGAGTAATTTTCTTAATACTATTCATCATGATAGCCTCCTTATATTATGTGATGCATCTTTTGATAAATATACTAACAAATCTGGTGTGGGAATTGTGGCAATGAACCCTACAGGTGATTTCAAATCCTGCAAACTAGTCTCAGGAAGGGATGCTTGTTCTGAAGGTGCTGAGAGTGTGGCAATACTAGAAGTTGCAAGATGGATCAAAGCAAAAAACTTTCGTAATTTCTTCTTAATTAGTGATGCCAAAAATATTATGGCTTATCTTAATAATTGCAAAGGCCAAACTAGTTGGACCTCTTGCTCTGTTTTAAATGACTGCTTGTTTCTTTTAAAAGATATTCAACATCTTAGATTCAAATATCTTAAGAGAGAACTTAATAGTGCCGCAGATTTAGCTACAAAACACGGTAGAATTGGGAATGTAACGGGACAGGAGAATGGGATGAATTCAATCTTCCCTACTTTCTCTAAAATGACGTAA
- the LOC113283240 gene encoding serine/threonine-protein kinase Aurora-3-like, translated as MCTPEIIDENQKKEEENPNPDLYDWGLKDFDIGKPLGKGKFGRVYMAREKKHQCVCALKVLYRCQVEKYNLLPQLKREMEIQSTLDHPNILSLYGWFGDDERIFLILEYAAKGELYGLLSKTGHLTERQAATYIASLAKALAYCHEKNIIHRDIKPENLLLDHEGRLKVADFGWSVQSNKKRHTMCGTLDYLAPEMVENKGHDYSVDTWTMGILCYEFLFGVPPFEAETQNETFRRIMKLEYGFPPTPHVSVEAKNLVRLLLVKDPSKRLPLSKILVHPWIIKNADPSGACSE; from the exons ATGTGTACGCCTGAAATTATCGATGAaaatcagaagaaagaagaagaaaatccaaaCCCAGATTTGTATGACTGGGGTTTGAAAGATTTCGATATTGGCAAACCTCTTGGTAAAGGAAAATTTGGGAGAGTTTATATGGCCAGAGAAAAAAAG CATCAGTGTGTTTGTGCGTTGAAAGTATTATATAGATGTCAAGTAGAGAAATACAATCTACTCCCTCAACTCAAAAGAGAAATGGAAATTCAGAGTACATTAGATCATCCAAACATTCTTAGTCTCTATGGTTGGTTTGGTGATGATGAAAGGATTTTCTTGATTCTTGAATACGCTGCTAAAGGTGAACTTTATGGTTTACTTAGTAAAACTGGTCATCTGACTGAGAGACAAGCTGCTACT TACATTGCAAGTCTTGCGAAAGCACTAGCTTACTGCCACGAGAAGAATATCATTCATAGAGATATTAAGCCGGAGAATTTATTGCTTGATCATGAG GGACGTCTGAAAGTTGCTGACTTTGGATGGTCTGTACAGTCAAATAAGAAGAGACATACAATGTGTGGGACACTAGATTACTTAGCACCAGAAATGGTTGAGAACAAAGGTCATGACTATTCAGTTGATACCTGGACTATGGGTATTCTCTGTTACGAATTCCTTTTTGGGGTTCCGCCATTTGAAGCCGAGACGCAGAACGAAACATTCAGAAG GATAATGAAGCTTGAATACGGCTTCCCTCCAACCCCTCATGTGTCAGTGGAAGCTAAAAATCTCGTGCGCTTG CTTTTGGTGAAGGATCCCTCGAAGAGACTTCCGCTGTCAAAGATTTTAGTACATCCCTGGATAATTAAGAATGCAGACCCATCTGGTGCTTGCAGTGAATAG